ACATTGGCCATATCGATGGCTGCCTGAATAGCACGCTGCAGGTTCAAAACAAACACATCCTGCACCATAATATCATTTAGTTTATCCGGATCCAATTGTGTCGCTTTTTGGATTGTATTCAGGCAATTCTTGATGATCGAGATTTTTGACAAAATAACATCTTGTTCAAGCATACAACCGCCCGTTGAGCATATGGTCTTCTATAATTTTACGACTCATCTTGAAATCCAGGTATCGGCTGATGGTCATGGCTTTATAATTGAGAAAAAAACCGGGGTCAGAATTAATGATCAGTTCACCATTGGCCATGACCTGCATGGCAATGATCAGATCACAATCATTCAAAAAGACAATATCCAGTTCATGCGATGATAATTCGTAAAATTGTTGATAAAAATTCATCTTTTCTCCGATACCGGGACGGGCTTTGCGGTGATAAACCGCCAGGTCAATATCGCTGTCATTTTGAAATCGTTCATTCAGCAGAGATCCAAAGACCAGCGCAAAAACAACCTGGTCTGTCATCAACATTTTAAGATTTGATATAATGTTTTGTTTGTGCGTCATTGTTTTGGGTTCTATAACGAATCGAGCAAAAAGTCATCAAGATAAAAATCCAATATACAGTTTTTCTTTGTATATTTACGCCTCTAGCGTACATCTCTTTTAAAAAACCAATCCACACAAAGAGGCAAAAATCGCAAAGAAAAACAAGAGTTAATCCATATTATGCTTTCAAATAGCTGAGAATACTTGTTGGCCTAAATTTTACCATTTTATTGTTAAGCGTTTGTTTTACCATGTGCACTTGTTTCTTTATTTTTTCCTCTGCGACCTCTCGCGGCTCTGCGTGCAATATTTCGATAATCAATTCACGCAAAGAAGCAAAAATCGCAAAGAAAAAATGTTTCCCTCTAATACCACAAACAACATGTATGGGTGTCCCGTTGTCTGTAAATCCGGCCACCAAACAACTTTTTTCCTCTACCCGTATCAATAACCTGATCAACCGTTAGACCATTTTGCATGCGACACTGGAG
This genomic window from candidate division KSB1 bacterium contains:
- a CDS encoding nucleotidyltransferase domain-containing protein, coding for MTHKQNIISNLKMLMTDQVVFALVFGSLLNERFQNDSDIDLAVYHRKARPGIGEKMNFYQQFYELSSHELDIVFLNDCDLIIAMQVMANGELIINSDPGFFLNYKAMTISRYLDFKMSRKIIEDHMLNGRLYA